The Ziziphus jujuba cultivar Dongzao chromosome 5, ASM3175591v1 genome segment ACTAGAATGAGAGCACGATGTCAAAATCTGTGAGTGAAGAAGTCGGCGTTGAGCTCCGCCAGTTGCGCCGCCGATACCAGCAACTGCTCGGCCGAGGACTGCGAGTCCGTTAACCCTTCTCATCGTGGTTGAATCAAAGATTGATTTTGCTCTCGCTCTCGCACTGATAAAAGAGACTTCTGGGTTAGACTTAAAATGGGGTTTTACAAGGGTTTTTGGGTTTCCTGAAATTTTTTCTTCCacgaaaataaacaaaaaattacatatatatatatatacatattatttttctgtgggataaaaatttattaatttttaatgaaaaaaaattttatgaggTAATGTGGCGGTCAATGTTGACGAAGCGAGGGTTTTTGTGTTCGAGGATCTCTGTGGAGCGTGACTGGCAAACGCTTTGCAAGGGCGTGTCTATAGTCCTCAGACTCACGGGACGCGGTATTTAACTGTATCTGCAAAAACCCCCTCAGTTCCCTTACTAATTCTTTTCGAAAAAGGAAATCATAGGAGGAAAATTTAAACATGTCAGGGGCATTATCGGTAAATAAGTAGCCGACTTAAAAGGTCGGTCAATCTCGTCCTATATATATGAGCCTTCGTACCACCACGGGCTTTATTTGACAATTGAGATCTGGAAGGTCTTGGGAGCTCTGCATCGCGCCTCCAAGAAAACCCTAACCCTAGGGTTTTGATCTCCGTCATCTGAGAGCCTTTTGTTGAAATCAAATCGTTGGGTTTTTCTAATCTTTGCCCAACGAACAAGAGTTCGTTTGTTGTAGTAGTACTGAGGATGTCTCGGTGCTTCCCGTTCCCGCCTCCGGCGTATGTGAGCAGAGGGGCGTGCTCGGAGGCCTTGATCGAATCGATTAAGGTTGGTTGGGCCATTTGGTTTCTGCGTTCATGATCAACTTGTTTTGTTCAAGTTTGTGGTTGAATTGCTAGGCATCTCTGTTGTGCCCTTTTCATGTTACATCATGGGTTcttgtaaaagaaaaagaaaaaaaaaatgggagttATATATTCCTTTGTGGCCTTTTCAATGATTTGAAAAAATAGTTTCAAAGGTTTTGGTCTATCAGACTGGTCGcaaaaaatatgagatttatGGGTTAGTATGTCTGAATCAGAATTTAATAGAAATCCTAATTTACtgaggttattattattttttttttcatttgcgTAAttgggtgaaaaaaaaaaaggaactctATTTTGTGAAAAAGAAGATTTAGGTTATAGATGAATCTTGCTCTAATTTTGTATTGAGGAGGCGAAGgaaacccaaatataaatataacctagaatatgaaaaaatttgaacaaaagTAAGAGGtcgaatttttttaatcttaaaattatatgatgagTGGGTGGTAGTCTTGGTTATGGTTGGTTCATTGTTTGACCAATTTGTGTCTAATCTAAGTGTAAGGAACAtgtttttaattggtttttcaaATGTTTTTCTTCGTGCATAAGCTACTGGAATTTGGAATTTATGTCGCTGTAATAGCTCTTGCATTACTGTGGTTACTGTGGTTTTGTTGTTCATTCAATCTGGCGGTAATTTTGTTGGGATTTCGTTTCATAAATTGTTATGGTGCTTCCAAACCTTCAGAAACAAGAGGAGGAGAAATCcaagaaagagaggaaaagagagaagaagttgaggaaagaaagaaggaaagagcGTAAGGAAAATAAGCGAAAGTTGTTGTCTGACTGTTGCATCGATGACAAAGTGAAAAAAGTTGGCAATGAGAAGTATCTTGAATTGGAGAAGAATAAAACAGACCCGAGAAATGGTATGAAAGATGAAGCTGAGCAAATGGAAAAGAGTGATCTTACGGAAGAACATGATCAACCAACCAGCTTTGAAAGCAGTCGGTATTTATCTGATAGCACTCAAAGCAGCAGCAAGAGGAAAAGACAATCCTCCTTGTCATCTAATGgcaaccaaaaccaaaatcaaaGCGAAAATCAAAGtgagtaaattttattttaatggccAGATGGTGCTTGTTGTTTTGCCAGGCAGAAGTACTAATTATAATTGCATTTGATCATCAAATAGGACCAATCCTCAGAATTCAGTTGTCCCTTCGTAAGCACAAAGAGCCAGATTCTGGAAGGCCAAAAAGTGCAAAAGAGGACAATACTGGATTGGCTGAAAGTTCTGTTCAAGAGAGCACGTTTTCTGCTCATGTACCCACTGAAAGCCAGTTGTGCTATACTAATCCAGAGACAAATACAGAACCTGAGAAAATAGTGCCTAAATCTGGCCAAGAATTATCGTCACAGAGAATAGAAACGTGTTCTCAGACCAGAACGGGCAAAGAAACAAGTTCGtttgaaaatgacttccaaagAACTGAATCACTATATATGACACTAACCGAGAATTGGGTACCACCTCAACTTGATTTTTGCCAAAACGATATTGATGACGAAGAGTGGCTCTTTGGTACACGGCAGCAACATAATTTCCAGTCTGAAAGGCGTAAATTTGGCAATGAAGTCTCGTGTTGCAGGAGTTCCACGTTGTGGCCACAAGCACAATTGTTACCGGAGGCTGACATAAATGCCTTACCTTATACCATtcccttttgaattttttttcctctctatatAACAGTTGCTAGAAGCGATGACAAaatttagtaattttgttaGTGGTGCTCGTACTATCCAGAGAGCACCGAAATTGTAAATGTTTTAGTTACTGAGAATGAATTATCCATTTTTTCCGGATGACTAGAGAGATTCCTTTTTTTGAACCAATTTATTGGTGAGGTAATGGATAAACGTGCATGTTCTCGGCTTCTCTCGTTGGCATTACCCCTCCCTCCAATGTCCAAACCCAacaagaggaaaaaaattaaataaataaataaacaaattaaaagggACGAGAAGATTAAAAAtccaagaaaataatatatgtagAAGTTTTTAGAACGAACTGatgaataaataacaaaacaaaataaaataaaataaaaaattcacggAGCCTCATCTCCAACTGTGTAAATCTGTACCATGTATCCGCTACTTTGCCACGTATTTTTGAATACTTCTTTTTATACAGTATAGGGATAATGATTATATGATTAGTCTTGCAGCTCTTCAAGGTAGTCTTTCAACGTTCGACGGTGGACCTTTTCTGGAGACGTTCCTGCACAAGTTGATGATGCTATAGCGCTGCCTGCATCAAGCGATGCAAGACCCGATTGCCTCTGGCAGCCAAATTCGAGAACAAGGTCATCATCGTCTTCATAACCTAACTCTTTTGGATCCATGACATGGTCAACACACTCTTCAGCCTCCTCCTTCCCTCTTAATAGCTTTAGTATCTGAATTGTATATAGGACAACGCaaaaaatctttatttaaaATCAGCTCAAACTGCCAAATTAGAGGAAAATGATATAGATCAACGTTTGGCTATTTTGTATTGCCAATATGTGCACTAGTTAGGAAATTCGACAATCCTAACGTTGTTGGACAGAGGGAAGAAACTTAAATTGCCATAGCTGACATTTTGAGTACCTGGCTCACTTTTGGACGAACTCGAGTTGACTGTGAAATGCAAAGCCTTGCTGCCAAAACCATTCTCTGCACTTGAACATCATCGAAGTCCCCATTCAACTCTGGATCCAGCAATGCTTTAGTATCCCCTCTCTCCAATAAATGCTTTGCCTGGAcaacataaaatttgattatttatctaaaataaatagtgttttattcaaaacataaaaacaatattCCATTTGAGTATGTGCTGAAATAACCATCTAGTAATTATGAGTAATAAGCAGTATGTCTAGTGGAAGTTCTTACCCACTTGACCAAACTCTCTTGTCCTTTTGGTACCTCATTACTAATTGGCCTTCTTCCCGATAGTAGTTCGAGAAGAATAACACCAAAGGCATATACATCAATTTTGTCACTGACCCTTCCATTCATGAAATATTCTGGAGCAATATACCCGAAAGTCCCAACAACATCACTGTGCAGCACATAAGAGTTTGTAGATCCCCATATAGCAAGCCCAAAGTCCGATAACTACAATGGATAAGTTGGGAATGGATAAGTCTAGTAACATTTGCATTTGGAATGGGAACTACCAAGTAAATGCTTCCTAAGAAGGTCATTTTAAAGCAGCAGATCAAATCAGTTGGAAACTATACCTGTGGCTGAAGCTCATCGGTAAGAAGAATATTGGAAGATTTTATATCCCTGTGAATAACAGGCCGAGGACCATCATTGTGCAGATAATTTAGAGCCTCGGCAACTGAGACTGCCACTTTAAACCTCACTTTCCAAGGCAACTTAGAACTTCCACAACGACCTGCTCGAAGAAATATCACCCAATTAGAACTTTATGAAGTTTCAGAAGAAAGCACCACAATATCTAGAAGATTAGCAGATTTACCATGCAAGTTTTCCTCTAAACTCCCTTTGGGATACAGGTCATAGACTGAAATAAGATGGATATCTTCTGCGCATAAGCCAACAAGAGGTGTAATGTGTCTGtgtgtaattgaagaaagtatttCTACTTCCAAGGAGAAGTCATTCCAAGCTTCCTTATATGGTTTTAGAATCTTGACTGCTATTGATTTTCCACTTGGAAAACATCCTCTGTATACACTGCTACACCCCCCTTCTCCTATAAGATTATCTGTTTCAATAAATCATCGGTATTAAAAACTATCAGTTGGATACCAAGATTTGATAACAACAAAATTACgcctcattttctttttctacctGGGGAAAATTGGTTAGTAGCAATCTTCAACTCCGCATAGCTGAACCTTGTACATCCTGATGAATTTGTTCTGACAAGATGCACCAGCTCATTGACTAGGATTTCTGGTGTTACTAAGCAATTCTCATTGTTCATAATCCCGGGGTGAAAAGCATGTCGTTTGCTAGGATTTCTGGTTTTATTGGAAACCATATCGAACTGGGGCAGGGGagatacttttatttgttttggattGCATACAATTTCTGATTCTCTCAAGGAATCCAGAGACGCCACAGCTATATGGAGAAGAGGCCAACCAGGAATTGATAGTGTCGACTCGTTTAGACATGAAGAAACAGAACTCTTGCCGATTTTCACTTGCTGTTCAGAAACAAGTTCCGAGTGATAATCACAGTGGCTAATTTTGTCATCATAAGATTGAATCAACCGGAGACTATCTCTCTCAACCTCCGAATCCACGGTAGAAATATCGGTCTCTTGGTCAATAAAAGTATCAGCCTGAAACCGATTGGGTAGGCTCATTACCCACTGAACCACAGACATTTCCGGAGGTCCTGATCTTCTTAAATACTGCTCACTGTCACTACTTCGAAGAAGTGGCCAACCAAGAGTTGATTCTGGCAGTTCTGTTTTGAGAATAGAAACGTATCTCAAAGGAGCTGCTTCCTCCTTGCAATCATGGTTGGCTTTTCCGATCGTGAGCTTTTTTCTATCTCTTAAACCGCCGTGGTTCTCCTTCAGATATAACTCTAAACTCAAAACCCTTCTGCAACCTGCAAAGTTTGATCGACTTCAGTATATTATTTCTACAATTTTAATGGAGTTTTCCCAAAACCAAAAGACTGTTTAATCCATAATTTTATACCTTCCTTTTGGCGT includes the following:
- the LOC125422854 gene encoding protein kinase STUNTED-like isoform X1, whose translation is MIKKVYSSKITRRSHIRVVRLNYDPVTVAKPRLRLSISGIKDNPKVGGGSHKMRKIYLKGSTSRRSWVKKYTERVAKQYATMVAMKGKNQNESLISWVSFARVYANQLPATIITLAIYKGKFLIKRRWARQKEGCRRVLSLELYLKENHGGLRDRKKLTIGKANHDCKEEAAPLRYVSILKTELPESTLGWPLLRSSDSEQYLRRSGPPEMSVVQWVMSLPNRFQADTFIDQETDISTVDSEVERDSLRLIQSYDDKISHCDYHSELVSEQQVKIGKSSVSSCLNESTLSIPGWPLLHIAVASLDSLRESEIVCNPKQIKVSPLPQFDMVSNKTRNPSKRHAFHPGIMNNENCLVTPEILVNELVHLVRTNSSGCTRFSYAELKIATNQFSPDNLIGEGGCSSVYRGCFPSGKSIAVKILKPYKEAWNDFSLEVEILSSITHRHITPLVGLCAEDIHLISVYDLYPKGSLEENLHGRCGSSKLPWKVRFKVAVSVAEALNYLHNDGPRPVIHRDIKSSNILLTDELQPQLSDFGLAIWGSTNSYVLHSDVVGTFGYIAPEYFMNGRVSDKIDVYAFGVILLELLSGRRPISNEVPKGQESLVKWAKHLLERGDTKALLDPELNGDFDDVQVQRMVLAARLCISQSTRVRPKVSQILKLLRGKEEAEECVDHVMDPKELGYEDDDDLVLEFGCQRQSGLASLDAGSAIASSTCAGTSPEKVHRRTLKDYLEELQD
- the LOC125422854 gene encoding protein kinase STUNTED-like isoform X3 produces the protein MIKKVYSSKITRRSHIRVVRLNYDPVTVAKPRLRLSISGIKDNPKVGGGSHKMRKIYLKGSTSRRSWVKKYTERVAKQYATMVAMKGKNQNESLIVYANQLPATIITLAIYKGKFLIKRRWARQKEGCRRVLSLELYLKENHGGLRDRKKLTIGKANHDCKEEAAPLRYVSILKTELPESTLGWPLLRSSDSEQYLRRSGPPEMSVVQWVMSLPNRFQADTFIDQETDISTVDSEVERDSLRLIQSYDDKISHCDYHSELVSEQQVKIGKSSVSSCLNESTLSIPGWPLLHIAVASLDSLRESEIVCNPKQIKVSPLPQFDMVSNKTRNPSKRHAFHPGIMNNENCLVTPEILVNELVHLVRTNSSGCTRFSYAELKIATNQFSPDNLIGEGGCSSVYRGCFPSGKSIAVKILKPYKEAWNDFSLEVEILSSITHRHITPLVGLCAEDIHLISVYDLYPKGSLEENLHGRCGSSKLPWKVRFKVAVSVAEALNYLHNDGPRPVIHRDIKSSNILLTDELQPQLSDFGLAIWGSTNSYVLHSDVVGTFGYIAPEYFMNGRVSDKIDVYAFGVILLELLSGRRPISNEVPKGQESLVKWAKHLLERGDTKALLDPELNGDFDDVQVQRMVLAARLCISQSTRVRPKVSQILKLLRGKEEAEECVDHVMDPKELGYEDDDDLVLEFGCQRQSGLASLDAGSAIASSTCAGTSPEKVHRRTLKDYLEELQD
- the LOC125422855 gene encoding uncharacterized protein LOC125422855; its protein translation is MSRCFPFPPPAYVSRGACSEALIESIKKQEEEKSKKERKREKKLRKERRKERKENKRKLLSDCCIDDKVKKVGNEKYLELEKNKTDPRNGMKDEAEQMEKSDLTEEHDQPTSFESSRYLSDSTQSSSKRKRQSSLSSNGNQNQNQSENQRPILRIQLSLRKHKEPDSGRPKSAKEDNTGLAESSVQESTFSAHVPTESQLCYTNPETNTEPEKIVPKSGQELSSQRIETCSQTRTGKETSSFENDFQRTESLYMTLTENWVPPQLDFCQNDIDDEEWLFGTRQQHNFQSERRKFGNEVSCCRSSTLWPQAQLLPEADINALPYTIPF
- the LOC125422854 gene encoding protein kinase STUNTED-like isoform X2, giving the protein MIKKVYSSKITRRSHIRVVRLNYDPVTVAKPRLRLSISGIKDNPKVGGGSHKMRKIYLKGSTSRRSWVKKYTERVAKQYATMVAMKGKNQNESLIWVSFARVYANQLPATIITLAIYKGKFLIKRRWARQKEGCRRVLSLELYLKENHGGLRDRKKLTIGKANHDCKEEAAPLRYVSILKTELPESTLGWPLLRSSDSEQYLRRSGPPEMSVVQWVMSLPNRFQADTFIDQETDISTVDSEVERDSLRLIQSYDDKISHCDYHSELVSEQQVKIGKSSVSSCLNESTLSIPGWPLLHIAVASLDSLRESEIVCNPKQIKVSPLPQFDMVSNKTRNPSKRHAFHPGIMNNENCLVTPEILVNELVHLVRTNSSGCTRFSYAELKIATNQFSPDNLIGEGGCSSVYRGCFPSGKSIAVKILKPYKEAWNDFSLEVEILSSITHRHITPLVGLCAEDIHLISVYDLYPKGSLEENLHGRCGSSKLPWKVRFKVAVSVAEALNYLHNDGPRPVIHRDIKSSNILLTDELQPQLSDFGLAIWGSTNSYVLHSDVVGTFGYIAPEYFMNGRVSDKIDVYAFGVILLELLSGRRPISNEVPKGQESLVKWAKHLLERGDTKALLDPELNGDFDDVQVQRMVLAARLCISQSTRVRPKVSQILKLLRGKEEAEECVDHVMDPKELGYEDDDDLVLEFGCQRQSGLASLDAGSAIASSTCAGTSPEKVHRRTLKDYLEELQD